From Anopheles coluzzii chromosome 3, AcolN3, whole genome shotgun sequence, the proteins below share one genomic window:
- the LOC120959110 gene encoding basement membrane-specific heparan sulfate proteoglycan core protein-like produces MWNDCVKLLAVVGLLFPLCILVNCNDSEDVSLEYETTPTFDVVIAEGKKLKLKVHDYGHRPLCNPVWYFNGRPVSKSRCIPSYGELVCPSVKREDAGRYDLWGGDGSRHSQARLIFSANVQVTRAVERDLPEERIAKVQDEPPPFFERKNRVENDCFCSGVTERCRMALDLYRMRKTYDLSNLTAVRLGGESSGAKYIRIPLSVLLGNLITAYGGYMRFPVTEECYTDRSKPCVVMVDKRNMHRAVGYFLPTSHDQRQVQVLLKESNWKLLPAIDELSDRDSGDELTKFIFMSTLSNIHSVYIRGRYRTRSEENILSIDMASSYDEGLGTVTTVEECDCHPGYGGLSCERCEKGYLRTYDSISPEGICLSIPELWELHKKIYRQN; encoded by the exons ATGTGGAATGATTGTGTGAAACTTTTGGCTGTTGTGGGACTCCTTTTCCCATTGTGTATTTTAGTAAATTGCAACG ATTCCGAAGATGTCTCGTTGGAATACGAAACAACTCCAACGTTTGATGTGGTGATAGCGGAGGGGAAAAAACTCAAACTCAAGGTGCATGACTACGGACATCGACCCTTGTGCAATCCAGTATGGTACTTCAATGGTCGGCCGGTTTCAAAGTCGCGTTGCATTCCCAGCTATGGTGAGCTGGTTTGTCCCTCGGTAAAACGTGAAGATGCTGGACGATATGATCTATGGGGAGGAGATGGTAGTCGGCATAGTCAGGCGCGTTTGATATTCTCCGCTAATGTGCAAGTCACGAGAGCTGTTGAACGGGATCTGCCGGAGGAACGCATAGCAAAGGTACAAGATGAGCCACCACCATTTTTTGAACGAAAAAATCGTGTAGAGAACGATTGTTTCTGTTCGGGAGTGACCGAACGTTGTCGGATGGCCCTTGATCTGTACCGAATGAGA AAAACATACGATCTGTCAAACTTGACTGCAGTAAGGCTGGGCGGTGAATCATCCGGTGCCAAATATATCCGTATTCCGTTATCAGTTTTGCTTGGTAACCTGATCACAGCTTACGGAGGCTATATGCGTTTTCCTGTTACTGAAGAATGCTATACTGATCGCAGCAAACCGTGTGTGGTCATGGTCGACAAGCGAAACATGCATCGAGCGGTTGGATATTTTCTGCCAACATCACACGACCAGCGACAAGTGCAGGTGCTTCTGAAGGAGTCGAACTGGAAACTCTTACCAGCGATTGATGAGCTAAGTGATCGAGATTCAGGTGATGAGCTGACCAAGTTCATCTTTATGTCTACACTAAGCAACATCCACTCGGTTTACATCCGTGGAAGGTACCGGACGCGCAGCGAGGAAAATATACTTTCCATTGATATGGCTTCATCGTATGATGAAGGGTTGGGTACAGTGACTACTGTCGAGGAGTGTGACTGTCATCCAGGCTACGGTGGATTGTCCTGTGAGCGGTGTGAGAAAGGATACCTTCGAACGTACGACTCAATCAGTCCGGAGGGGATTTGCCTAAGCATTCCCGAGCTTTGGGAACTGCACAAAAAAATCTATCGACAGAATTGA
- the LOC120961360 gene encoding uncharacterized protein LOC120961360 has protein sequence MILRASMWQSDQLIVHDFFYHIETVVDASAVNLYEMIKNKFELDGVPYKSKLIGFGSDGANVMMGAYHSVASMIKQDCPNVFIIKCICHSLALCSSYACKHIPCTVEQLCRDVYNFLSSGGQRGSYFKELQTIVALKPLKMLHPSATRWLSLESVVIRMLERYDVLLMYFNFVDVRADKSTKEKMNAIRIGLEDPTVKLYLTFLKYILPIINQINRLFQSESPELCRLHGDITRLYRTILDNFLTAQYMDGLKDVSKVVFCQQNYKPIDKLYIGTESMQLMEQLLHNHIISQQTAREVTTNMINFYVTLCNQITSRIDLSDPILIHFAILDPNHVANRKFEAIYPLLKMFPNLISEAELQVADMEYREIRNIGLKDFQPEELTSSVAFWNKCLIVRRSDGNFAFPVLRRVVPALLSLPHSSACVERLFSQYNLNKNKLRNRLSPEVLEGLLASKEYVKLHKTSNGDIEITSDMKKKLNSNMYNMKNW, from the coding sequence ATGATCTTAAGAGCGAGCATGTGGCAGAGCGATCAACTTATTGTACACGACTTTTTCTATCATATCGAAACGGTAGTGGATGCGAGCGCGGTTAACTTATATGAGATGATCAAAAATAAGTTCGAGTTGGATGGTGTTCCATACAAATCTAAATTGATCGGATTCGGTTCCGATGGTGCAAATGTAATGATGGGCGCATATCACTCAGTGGCTAGCATGATTAAGCAAGATTGCCCGAATGTCTTCATTATAAAATGCATATGCCATTCCTTAGCTCTTTGCTCTTCATATGCTTGCAAACATATCCCATGCACGGTTGAGCAGCTATGTCGAGATGTGTATAATTTTCTAAGCTCTGGAGGACAGCGTGGGAGTTATTTTAAGGAACTACAAACAATCGTCGCACTGAAGCCTCTTAAAATGCTGCATCCCTCTGCCACACGATGGTTATCGTTGGAATCAGTAGTAATACGCATGTTGGAGAGGTATGATGTACTTTTGATGTACTTCAATTTTGTGGATGTTCGCGCCGACAaatcaacaaaagaaaaaatgaacgCGATCCGCATAGGTCTGGAAGATCCAACAGTCAAGTTATATCTAACCTTCTTGAAGTATATTCTACCAATAATCAACCAGATAAATAGACTCTTTCAATCAGAATCACCTGAACTCTGCCGGCTCCACGGCGACATTACAAGATTATATCGAACAATTCTGGACAACTTTTTAACTGCTCAATATATGGACGGTCTTAAAGATGTAAGCAAAGTTGTGTTCTGCCAGCAAAATTACAAACCAATAGATAAGTTGTACATCGGCACAGAAAGTATGCAGCTAATGGAACAACTCCTACACAACCACATCATAAGTCAACAAACAGCAAGGGAGGTCACAACAAATATGATAAATTTTTATGTAACATTATGTAACCAAATCACAAGCCGTATCGATTTAAGTGATCCTATTCTTATTCATTTTGCGATATTGGATCCAAATCATGTAGCAAACAGGAAATTTGAGGCAATCTACCCATTGCTAAAAATGTTCCCTAACTTGATATCAGAAGCAGAGCTACAAGTCGCCGATATGGAGTATCGGGAAATAAGGAACATAGGGTTAAAGGATTTCCAACCAGAGGAGTTGACTTCTAGTGTAGCTTTTTGGAATAAATGCTTAATCGTACGGCGCTCTGATGGAAATTTTGCATTTCCTGTACTGCGAAGAGTCGTACCTGCTTTGTTATCTCTTCCACATTCTTCGGCTTGCGTGGAAAGACTTTTTTCCCAGTATAatcttaacaaaaacaaactaaggAATCGTTTGTCACCCGAGGTATTGGAAGGATTATTGGCTTCCAAAGAGTATGTAAAGTTACATAAAACATCAAATGGAGACATCGAAATCACCAGCGACATGAAGAAGAAGTTAAACAGTAACATGTATAACATGAAAAATTGGTAA